One window of the Microvirga mediterraneensis genome contains the following:
- a CDS encoding ABC transporter ATP-binding protein: MLSPPSPVLSIQNLSIGLPALADRQHAIKDLSLSINPGETLCVVGESGSGKSMTAMAAIGLLPPGVAVLSGSIRLGGRDLLALDEAGWCDVRGREVGTVFQEPMTSLNPVMRVADQIAETFRAHGLLSPAERENRVLALLTEVNLPNPELIAKAYPHELSGGQRQRVMIAMALALEPKLLIADEPTTALDVTTQAQVLKLIDNLRRKKGTAVLFITHDFGVVAEIADRVAVLQHGELVEQGPAEDVLTRPQHPYTKRLLAAVPSLTPPAPKQLAGQPITLKVDGLTKAYGGRGFFRKSREVQAADAVSFDIRRGETLGLVGESGSGKSTVGRCVLRLIEPDGGTIEIGDLDFSGLSQRELLPYRRRIQMVFQDPFASLNPRRTVGRIIAEGPVTQGEDPAEALEEARSLLEKVGLPAKAIERYPHEFSGGQRQRIGIARALAMKPDVLVADEAVSALDVSVQAEILKLIRGLQEELGLAILFITHDLRVAAQICDRVAVMQKGRIVEMAETAQLFAHPRAAYTRQLLAAVPGMNKMI; encoded by the coding sequence ATGTTGAGCCCTCCCTCCCCCGTGCTGTCGATCCAGAACCTCTCCATCGGCCTTCCTGCCCTGGCCGACCGGCAGCATGCGATCAAGGATCTGTCGCTCTCCATCAACCCGGGGGAGACGCTCTGTGTCGTGGGCGAATCCGGGTCCGGCAAGTCCATGACCGCCATGGCGGCCATCGGTCTGTTGCCGCCGGGCGTCGCGGTGCTGTCGGGTTCGATCCGGCTCGGCGGACGCGATCTCCTGGCCCTCGACGAGGCCGGCTGGTGCGACGTGCGCGGCCGGGAGGTCGGCACCGTGTTCCAGGAGCCGATGACATCCCTCAACCCGGTCATGCGGGTGGCGGACCAGATTGCGGAGACGTTCCGGGCACACGGCCTTCTCAGCCCCGCCGAGCGTGAGAACCGCGTCCTCGCTCTTCTCACGGAGGTCAATCTGCCGAACCCCGAGCTGATCGCCAAGGCCTATCCGCACGAACTCTCGGGAGGGCAGCGCCAGCGGGTGATGATCGCCATGGCGCTCGCCCTGGAGCCGAAGCTCCTGATCGCCGACGAACCGACGACGGCTCTCGACGTGACGACCCAGGCCCAGGTTCTGAAGCTCATCGACAACCTGCGTCGAAAGAAGGGCACGGCGGTGCTCTTCATCACCCATGATTTCGGCGTCGTCGCCGAGATCGCCGATCGGGTCGCCGTGCTCCAGCACGGCGAACTCGTCGAGCAGGGCCCCGCAGAGGACGTGCTGACCCGTCCGCAGCACCCTTACACGAAACGCCTCCTGGCGGCGGTGCCCTCCTTGACGCCGCCCGCGCCGAAGCAGCTTGCCGGACAACCCATTACCCTGAAGGTCGACGGCCTGACGAAGGCTTACGGCGGGCGCGGCTTCTTCCGCAAAAGCCGCGAGGTCCAGGCCGCCGATGCGGTGAGTTTCGACATTCGGCGCGGCGAGACTTTGGGCCTCGTCGGCGAATCCGGGTCCGGCAAGTCGACCGTGGGGCGCTGCGTCCTGCGCCTGATCGAGCCGGACGGCGGGACCATCGAGATTGGAGACCTGGATTTCAGCGGATTGTCACAGCGCGAGCTGCTGCCTTACCGCCGCCGGATCCAGATGGTGTTCCAGGATCCTTTCGCCTCCCTCAACCCGCGTAGAACCGTGGGTCGCATCATCGCGGAAGGGCCGGTCACGCAGGGGGAGGACCCGGCCGAGGCCCTGGAGGAGGCGCGCAGTCTCCTGGAGAAGGTGGGCCTGCCGGCCAAGGCCATCGAGCGCTATCCGCATGAGTTCTCGGGCGGACAGCGGCAGCGCATCGGCATCGCCCGGGCCCTCGCCATGAAGCCCGACGTGCTGGTGGCCGACGAGGCCGTCTCGGCCCTCGACGTCTCGGTCCAGGCGGAGATTCTCAAGCTGATCCGGGGACTTCAGGAGGAACTCGGCCTTGCCATCCTGTTCATCACCCACGATCTGCGGGTCGCCGCCCAGATCTGCGACCGCGTGGCAGTTATGCAAAAAGGCCGGATTGTGGAAATGGCCGAAACCGCGCAACTCTTCGCGCATCCGCGGGCCGCGTATACGCGCCAGCTCCTGGCCGCCGTGCCTGGCATGAACAAGATGATTTAG
- a CDS encoding sensor histidine kinase translates to MTLTRRLLLLAVISVLPAIVIWTYTEVSLRRAREAEVSDLALRQAQLVDAEIERIFDGIHSLLLAVDESPSIRSFDTAACSSYMKAIQEKVPYVLSFVAMDISGHIRCRPTGTIDTQHYFSDRSYFHRALGDKDLVVGDYTPVFEEGALAPHPVLPLALPIWNDRGDVVGVLAAALDLTWLGQKLKERTVPNDGSLTISDRRGVVLVQNPHPERLVGKVLPPEYMRQAKAKDPGTVDTTSLDGVRRIIGYIPIATPPHDIYINVGLSTKTAFASINQAARRGFMLIAAALILAMSLSALLSRAFITKPFELVTDGIRAWRQGDYQARIDLPGKSGEFGILARAFNDLMDDVAERQKALQASEERARLALEAGHMGTWWFDPNKNAGGWSAQAATMLGLTHATETMDNRYWLEIIHPEDLDRVIQRWYDAVKNHSDYQDEYRIQLPNGSLRWINSKGRVFYDIQRRPAYFIGIFQDITEQKHAEEQQRFFLDELNHRVKNTLTTVQSIASQTLRTTETPTQFKEAFEGRLLALSKTHNLLTRKSWREAELRDVAEQELAPYRKQGDERVVLTGPDVRLPARYAINLGLVLHELVTNAAKYGALSTNSGLLDVTWSITESEDRPDQLRICWTESGGPPVAPPKRQGFGSRLIRRSIEGELGGFMVLNFAEGGISYDISVPLAHSSSVAA, encoded by the coding sequence ATGACACTGACGAGGCGTCTGCTTCTTCTTGCTGTGATTTCGGTTCTTCCGGCGATTGTCATCTGGACTTACACGGAAGTCTCGCTGCGACGCGCCCGGGAAGCCGAGGTGAGCGATCTCGCCCTCCGACAGGCCCAATTGGTGGATGCGGAAATAGAGCGGATCTTCGATGGCATTCACAGCCTTCTGCTGGCCGTGGACGAGTCCCCGTCCATCCGCTCCTTCGACACGGCGGCGTGCAGCTCCTACATGAAGGCCATTCAGGAGAAAGTGCCCTATGTGCTGTCCTTCGTGGCGATGGACATCAGCGGGCACATTCGCTGCCGTCCGACCGGGACCATCGACACGCAGCACTATTTTTCCGACCGCTCCTATTTCCATCGAGCCTTGGGAGACAAGGATCTCGTCGTCGGAGACTATACTCCGGTCTTCGAGGAAGGCGCCCTCGCTCCGCATCCCGTCCTCCCCCTTGCCCTGCCGATCTGGAACGACAGGGGCGATGTGGTCGGCGTCCTGGCTGCGGCGCTCGATCTCACATGGCTCGGCCAGAAGCTGAAGGAGCGCACTGTTCCGAATGACGGCTCCCTGACGATCTCCGACCGGAGAGGCGTCGTGCTTGTGCAGAATCCCCACCCGGAACGCCTGGTCGGGAAGGTTCTGCCCCCGGAATACATGCGTCAGGCCAAGGCGAAGGATCCCGGGACTGTGGATACCACGAGCCTCGACGGCGTCCGCCGCATCATCGGCTACATCCCGATCGCCACGCCGCCCCACGACATCTACATCAATGTGGGCCTTTCGACGAAAACCGCCTTCGCGTCCATCAACCAGGCGGCAAGGCGCGGCTTCATGCTCATCGCGGCTGCGCTCATCCTGGCCATGTCCCTGTCCGCCCTCCTCAGCCGCGCCTTCATCACCAAGCCCTTCGAGCTCGTGACAGACGGCATTCGCGCCTGGCGGCAGGGCGACTACCAGGCGCGGATCGACCTGCCCGGAAAATCCGGGGAGTTCGGCATACTGGCCCGGGCGTTCAACGACCTGATGGACGATGTGGCCGAACGGCAGAAGGCGCTTCAGGCCAGCGAGGAGCGCGCGCGCCTCGCCCTCGAGGCGGGCCACATGGGAACCTGGTGGTTCGATCCCAACAAGAACGCCGGCGGCTGGTCCGCACAGGCGGCGACTATGCTCGGCCTGACACATGCCACCGAGACCATGGACAACCGGTACTGGCTTGAGATCATCCATCCCGAAGACCTGGATCGCGTCATCCAGAGATGGTACGACGCCGTCAAGAACCACAGCGATTACCAGGACGAGTACCGGATCCAGCTCCCGAACGGCAGCTTGCGCTGGATCAATTCCAAGGGCCGCGTTTTCTACGACATCCAGAGAAGGCCAGCCTATTTCATCGGCATCTTCCAGGACATCACGGAGCAGAAGCACGCGGAGGAGCAGCAGCGCTTCTTCCTGGACGAGCTGAACCACAGGGTGAAGAATACTCTCACGACCGTGCAGTCGATCGCGTCCCAGACCCTGCGCACCACGGAGACCCCCACCCAGTTCAAGGAGGCCTTCGAGGGCCGCCTGCTCGCGCTCTCGAAGACGCACAACCTGCTGACCCGCAAATCCTGGCGCGAGGCGGAGCTGCGCGACGTGGCGGAGCAGGAGCTGGCGCCCTATCGCAAGCAGGGCGACGAGCGGGTCGTGCTGACCGGCCCAGATGTCAGGCTCCCGGCGCGCTATGCCATCAATCTCGGGTTGGTTCTGCACGAGCTGGTGACCAACGCGGCCAAATACGGGGCGCTCTCGACCAATTCGGGGCTTCTCGACGTGACGTGGTCGATTACCGAGAGCGAGGACCGTCCCGATCAGTTGCGCATCTGCTGGACGGAAAGCGGCGGCCCTCCCGTGGCGCCGCCGAAACGTCAGGGCTTCGGCTCGCGCCTGATCCGCCGCAGCATCGAGGGGGAGCTCGGTGGCTTCATGGTGCTCAACTTCGCGGAAGGCGGCATTTCCTACGACATCTCCGTGCCGCTGGCGCATTCCTCTAGCGTAGCAGCATAG
- a CDS encoding aldehyde dehydrogenase family protein — MHDVVPNPVKDRLRACLDAQRAALAERGPLMPERRAESLEGLAQAILRHADDFASAIAADFGHRSFHETKLADIYPVVAALRHARKHFRAWMKPRRRPIALMFQPGRGRVIYQPLGVVGIVSPWNYPIQLTLSPLAGALAAGNRILIKPSEITPRTSALLEQVIGEVFDPTEVAVVQGGPDVAKAFSRLKLDHLFFTGSTAVGRQVMQAAAENLVPVTLELGGKSPALVAADYPVEKAAERIAVGKLFNAGQTCIAPDYVLLPRGMKDAFIAAFRGAATRLYPTLADNPDYTAIVNERHFDRLRQLVEDARSCGARAHEINPGGEALDPSRRKMTPVVLTDVPERALVMSEEIFGPVLPVVTYEDLDEACRFIAARPHPLALYPFSHDRRSIDRILERTVSGGVTVNDTLLHCVQEELPFGGVGPSGMGAYHGEAGFQTFSHAKAVFRQARLNGAGMTKPPYGGRMNRLLSMLLR, encoded by the coding sequence GTGCACGACGTCGTTCCAAATCCGGTGAAGGACAGGCTGCGGGCCTGTCTCGACGCGCAGCGCGCCGCCTTGGCCGAGCGCGGCCCCTTGATGCCTGAGCGGCGGGCCGAGAGCCTCGAGGGACTGGCACAGGCCATCCTCCGCCACGCGGATGATTTCGCGAGCGCCATCGCGGCCGATTTCGGGCATCGCTCCTTCCATGAGACGAAGCTCGCCGACATCTATCCGGTGGTGGCCGCCCTGCGTCACGCGCGAAAACATTTCCGCGCATGGATGAAACCGCGGCGTCGGCCGATCGCGCTCATGTTCCAGCCGGGCCGGGGCCGGGTGATTTACCAGCCTCTCGGCGTCGTCGGCATCGTGAGTCCCTGGAACTACCCGATCCAGCTCACGCTCTCCCCGCTCGCCGGGGCGCTGGCGGCCGGGAACCGGATCCTGATCAAGCCGTCCGAGATCACACCGCGTACCTCCGCCCTCCTGGAACAGGTCATCGGCGAGGTGTTCGACCCGACGGAAGTTGCGGTGGTGCAGGGCGGACCGGATGTGGCGAAGGCCTTCTCGCGCCTGAAGCTCGACCATCTGTTCTTCACCGGTTCCACGGCGGTCGGGCGTCAGGTCATGCAGGCGGCGGCCGAGAATCTCGTGCCGGTGACGCTGGAGCTGGGAGGAAAATCTCCTGCTCTCGTGGCGGCGGATTATCCGGTCGAAAAGGCGGCCGAGCGGATAGCCGTGGGCAAGCTGTTCAACGCCGGGCAGACCTGCATCGCGCCCGATTACGTGCTTCTGCCGCGCGGCATGAAGGACGCGTTCATCGCGGCCTTTCGCGGCGCGGCGACGCGGCTCTATCCGACCCTCGCGGACAATCCCGATTACACGGCAATCGTCAACGAGCGGCATTTCGACCGCCTTCGTCAGCTCGTCGAGGACGCACGGTCCTGCGGCGCTCGGGCGCATGAGATCAATCCCGGCGGGGAGGCCCTCGATCCATCGCGGCGCAAGATGACGCCAGTGGTCCTGACGGACGTACCGGAGCGCGCGCTCGTCATGAGCGAGGAGATCTTCGGCCCGGTGCTGCCGGTAGTGACCTATGAGGACCTCGACGAGGCCTGCCGATTCATCGCGGCGCGCCCACATCCGCTGGCGCTCTATCCGTTCAGCCACGACCGCAGGAGCATCGACCGCATCCTCGAGCGGACCGTCTCCGGCGGGGTGACCGTCAACGATACGCTTCTCCACTGCGTACAGGAGGAACTGCCCTTCGGCGGCGTGGGTCCGAGCGGGATGGGCGCCTATCACGGCGAGGCGGGCTTCCAGACCTTCAGCCATGCGAAAGCGGTCTTCCGGCAGGCCCGCCTCAATGGGGCCGGCATGACGAAGCCGCCCTATGGCGGCCGCATGAACCGCCTCCTGTCTATGCTGCTACGCTAG